tatagaAAGATTAGTAGAGTAAACGTATATTtaacttcatttatttattagagatATTACTGCTTATTTCTTAATCTTTTTCTTAGTTCAAATTTTGTCAAAAACATACAAGAATGTATCTatctctctttagtcggcagctcatggTTGAGCATCATGGTCAGCAAGGAAACATCTGGAGCGAACAATctgtttccaccggtttctgtccaaTGTGTATAGTTTTGAAGATGATGACCCTTCACTTCAgcccatctggttggtgattCGCCTAATGATCTTTTACCTTCACTTATCTTCTTTTACCACTATCAGTTAacgatacaaaaatgttactaCAGTAATCGACGCACGCAATTATCTGTCTCAATTcagaatttgaaaaataaaactatgttaaATTCTAATGCAATATCGATATAGCCTCGACACCAATGAAAGTGCACAAGCAACACTATACATCAACAATCTCAAAGGAAAACACATTGTCGTGTGCACTCACAAAGAATTCACATTTTTCAGCGCAGACGCAAGCgttataacaaacaaattgtttttaacaacCACTCAGTGATGTGACAAAATGTCTAGTGACAGCAGTACAAGTAGTATACGGCGATTTGGACTATACAGGACGATAGATGCAAGGACCGAGGAATTTTTAAGGCTTTCGAGGAAGCGACAAATCCGGCAAGGATGCATTTGTGCTGCTATATCGACGGCAATTACAGTTATTGTTGTGATTGTAAGTTTTTCCTCGCTGTTAACTTTAACTTTGTCGTAATTATTTGTGGGAAATATGTGAATAAAATCGTGTTTCCGTGTTCTTCCATAATTAACTAGAGAGAGTAAGTTACTATACATAAAACTCTGCATTCTCGCATCATATCatcgttaattaattatttataacaaatttttcaCTTTTCCGAGATTATAAATGCTAcgatttcataaataaaaagtttttatttatgaaatcgtaggctttaaataattaaacctatacttgaataatttttaattgggaTTTCTGTTGTGGATTTTAATTTCACTACTTGAGAAAGTCTTCACTAAATATAATGgtaaaaagcaaattatatCATGCGATacgttgtttattttagatgtTCACTGAGACGGTAATACGTTGAATCAAAAGTATttgcattatatatttttgccttgatattcaaatatatcttTCCAATTTTGAcacttctatttatatatattttcctgAGAACGTGTATGTGTTGTGTGTATTTAATGTctgttgtattgtattgtgtgTTTAATTCAATGTTTATCATACAACttggtaagtatttttatgttactaaatatatcttttgagTTACTTAACACGTaatgtttagattttttgttatttatcagttaataaaaaactattatccttttttaattagttaaatatagttatattttagtagtaaTGTATTCTTTTATTACAGATTATTATCCTTATCTATGAGTACAGTAACGTGACCAATGCACATAATATCAAACCAAACTGGTTGGGTCTGATGAATCAAAGCGACCCATTACAATTGGACCCATCGcataaaactaaattcaaattagatCGCACAACAATACAAATCCTACCATTATTGTTAAAagcattttcaaaaaataaatattttgacccGGACGTCGAAGGCAGTTCCAGTCCAAGCCCTGATCCGAAAGAGGAAGACACAACAGAAAAAAtgcacaaaaatatatttgccgATACCCGCAACTGGATGAAAATGCCAACGTCTAGAGTTTATGCTATAGAATTCAAGACATCACCCAtcgtttactttaaaaatccgACTAGAAATCttgattattttagaaaaattagaaaaataagaGATTATGAAAGAGTAATGAATTATGttgataaaatgataaatgataAAGTTACATCGGGTTCAACACAACCTCTGGTAAGAACAGATTATAACATATACGAAAAATCCAAATTTTCAGAGACGGCAACAACCCCAATGATAAAATGGCAGAccacaaaaacaaaaccaaTGAAAATAGAAAACGAATATTTTATCGAACCagaaaagcaaataaattgcAATTGTACTtccaaaataagtttattaatacgTAAACTTATAATGAGCTTGCAAAAACTTATGCCAGATTTAGTAAATACTAAGGTAGAAAGTGTACAGAATTGTACAACCCATACAGTGAATACTGTGTTAGAATCTAACAAACATAAAGTTAATGcaacaaaagatataaatttattaaaaaccaatagacaaaacaaaactaagaCTCAAGTTCCAAACGCGTATTTGAAATCAGATTTAGATAAacttaatctaaaaaaaatcagtaaaaaTTCGAGTCAGAATGACATGGCTATGAGTAATATGTTAAGATTACTTAAACCAAatgtaacatataataaaaacaaaaacattaatcGTAATTATAAACTCTTTGAAAACAAACAAAGCACTCGAGACGAAAATCGGATAAAACCAGAAAAATTACCAAAATCGgatgataatataaacttgaagaaaaatacttttgaaaaaaatcagtCATATAACATAATCGATCACTCTTCCaatcaatacaatttatttgagAAGATCAGTGACATTTCTACCGTTTCATCTTTTGTAATTGATGATTATTATGAAGACTATACACAAACTGATCCTAATGATTTATCAAgtatatttgacattttagATACTCATACCTTAgaacttgtaaaaaataatattatttccacTAAATCGCAtagtaatgttaaaaaaatcactccaaataatcaaaatacatttactaTTCAGCCTCCACAATATGATGTAAAAGATTATAAGAGGAACGTATCTGATGAAAGGTATGTAATAGCGATGAACTCTTTTGAGGAAAATCATCATATGTCTCCAAATGACACATTAGTTGTATTAAACTTTAACAAAACGACGACagtaaaaaatactgaattttattcaattgaaGAACCAATAACACATGttgaaacaaaatacataccaACAATTCAGCCAATTAATGAGCAAAATGAACTACATGAAGATATTAATCGAGATGAAGTTCTTGAACAAGAAAATGATAAACTTGAAGAGGAAATGGAAAAATCAACTAACGAAGAGTCTACTGAGGaagattttaaacaaatggaacatataataaataattttaaatacgatAATAGCCGATCCTCTAAAAGACAAAAAACTGAACCAACAAATAGCTCTGAATTATACTACTgggaatacataaaaattcaaGAGCATGCTAAAAACATAAGCAAGgctattttatcaaaaactcGTCCTACTTATTTAGATATGCAAAGAACCAATTGGAAACACGAAGAGACAAACAATATCGTAGAATATGATGCTAacattaataactatatttttgagTAGTAATAatctagttatttttaaatgtaatttttgtttaactttctagtattcataaatattaaaattatttgattaaacaaaaaactttttatttttaccaattTTAACCCAAACCAAATTACGCCATAATGCGCCGTATAACTCTATAGatgtttttgtttcagatAGTTCTACTGATCTACGAGTATTTGATTGTAGTAGAAACTAATatagtacaaaatattaattctaaatataaatttaagcaTGATAAGCCTATTGCCGATAGACTGGATAGGAGTTATTTTGGCTTTGATCAAGATTACTTTGAAAGAATGCCTTTGCTTGTTAATGCATTACAAGAAACAAGTTACATAGATCCGACATCGGAAAATGTGTCTACACCAACATTACGAAAAAGGAAGCAACATTCTCAAGTCAATAATATTAAGCCTGTAACATcacaaacaatttataaatcgATACGTAGAACTACGCCAAGaccatttatatttgaataccGTAGTCCTAATCCTACACCTTTTAGTCGAAGTTTTAACTCTCGTAGCTGGGTTGAAAGTTATCGCAATGCTCAAagacttaaaaacttaaatcaaGTCATAAAATATCTAGAGAAGACTTTACATGCAAAATTTGGAGATATTTATGAACCATCCACAGCACAAATCGCATTCTCTGGTGTCTACGTTGCtcctataaagaaaaaaataaagcctGTTGAGGATTGTCATGAATCGCAAACATCTCAAAGAATTGCGTACAAATCTAATCACCTGTCAGACCcactatttgtttataaaccaGAGAACCCTggagatataaatttattggcTGATGGGTATAGATTTTCTCCTACGCTCCAAACACACATAGGAAATGTTAACAATAACATACCTATGTTTAGGcctgttaataaaagaaaatgtctaGGATCTTTTTGTGATTATACGTCTGTAGCACATAATAGCGATTCTGTAGATGTCAGAGAAACCCACTCaactaaagaaaataaaccacGAGCATTCGGCGTAATGCTTGATTTATATCCTATACATTCTTCTAACTTTGATGAAAGTATTGAAGCAAAAAGTACCTCTccaattgataaaatatattttactacggTGCGGCCATCTTATCAATTTAAGAAGAAGTCAAACCATAATAACATGCACGTAAGACGTACATCGTTAAGTCCTAAGATTTCGAAAACTCGCGATGAGAAAAGAAATTCAGATGTGACAACTAAGACATCTGCACACGTAGAGACAACCACCGTCCCTCAACTAGTAGTGCATTTCAATGTATACTCAGTTAGAAAAAATCCAAGTATTATAAAAGATCCAAACTCACTTCACTCTGCTACTACTACCACCACAACTACAACAGAATCCATTAAACATGACATTCAACTGCCGGTCATAGCTTCTAATGTTGAAGATTATCACGCAGGAAGTTCAGGAATTATTCCGGTACAAGATAGAACACCTGCTCCATCTACATATCCAATTATCACCCCCACACAAACCCAATATGATCAACAATACCATTCAACAGAGTCAGTAACGACAAACCCGCCAGATATAATCAAGTTTAGTCCTGAGGATGCTAAAGTTCCCGatgaatatataaactttaatatgcGAAAATCTgacatgattttaataaatgaatccGATTTAGAACAAAAATATAGTGAATTAATTGAACCTCAA
This DNA window, taken from Pieris rapae chromosome 16, ilPieRapa1.1, whole genome shotgun sequence, encodes the following:
- the LOC110991766 gene encoding uncharacterized protein LOC110991766; protein product: MSSDSSTSSIRRFGLYRTIDARTEEFLRLSRKRQIRQGCICAAISTAITVIVVIIVLLIYEYLIVVETNIVQNINSKYKFKHDKPIADRLDRSYFGFDQDYFERMPLLVNALQETSYIDPTSENVSTPTLRKRKQHSQVNNIKPVTSQTIYKSIRRTTPRPFIFEYRSPNPTPFSRSFNSRSWVESYRNAQRLKNLNQVIKYLEKTLHAKFGDIYEPSTAQIAFSGVYVAPIKKKIKPVEDCHESQTSQRIAYKSNHLSDPLFVYKPENPGDINLLADGYRFSPTLQTHIGNVNNNIPMFRPVNKRKCLGSFCDYTSVAHNSDSVDVRETHSTKENKPRAFGVMLDLYPIHSSNFDESIEAKSTSPIDKIYFTTVRPSYQFKKKSNHNNMHVRRTSLSPKISKTRDEKRNSDVTTKTSAHVETTTVPQLVVHFNVYSVRKNPSIIKDPNSLHSATTTTTTTTESIKHDIQLPVIASNVEDYHAGSSGIIPVQDRTPAPSTYPIITPTQTQYDQQYHSTESVTTNPPDIIKFSPEDAKVPDEYINFNMRKSDMILINESDLEQKYSELIEPQLEVDHSSAALNGKEKEDKTLVIKLKNIVGTTTEVPTTETIEYTQEYIEENTTTNEPGDTYVPTINGHYRSSKRKTLSTLFYENSEKYRKKKIETSITLQKSTYVPMYVEIKRNRSITSTENY